The segment CAGCACGGCCGTCGTCGCCAGCCACACCGCAATCGCGTCGCTTCCGCACCACGCCGCACTCGGGCCCGCAGTCGGCCGTGCCTGCACCCGAATCCAGCACCGGCAACCCCTTCCTCACCCAGGCATGGCCTCCGCGCACCCGTATCGTGCCGCTCGGCCGCGGTGCTCTTTTCTCGCGCGCACTGTCCTTCTCCGTCGCGCCGTCACGCAGCGTCGCTCCAGGTCCACCTTCTCGTTGTGCTGTGCCGCACTCTCCGCCTgctccctcgccaccgccgccgcggacacCCGCGCTGCGCAGTAGCTCGACGTCAAGGACCAGAAACTGGAGCAAAACGACACGGGGGCATTTATGTACTTTTACCGTTC is part of the Oryza glaberrima chromosome 12, OglaRS2, whole genome shotgun sequence genome and harbors:
- the LOC127757307 gene encoding leucine-rich repeat extensin-like protein 5 produces the protein MTTKNCCPSAVPCTALHRELLATSRCLHPRAPSLPQVAASCCTPSATPSRTASALPIRAAPHDADHRACATARPSSPATPQSRRFRTTPHSGPQSAVPAPESSTGNPFLTQAWPPRTRIVPLGRGALFSRALSFSVAPSRSVAPGPPSRCAVPHSPPAPSPPPPRTPALRSSSTSRTRNWSKTTRGHLLTGMFYSIKNTA